A region from the Halanaerobium saccharolyticum subsp. saccharolyticum DSM 6643 genome encodes:
- the ilvD gene encoding dihydroxy-acid dehydratase, which translates to MEELRSQKHMEGLTGAYARAMYRTMGYTDEDLKKPQIAIVNSFSESNPAHYHLRDLAKYVREGIYGAGGMPVEFNTIAPCDAVAQGKGMHYILPSRDIIAASIELMVQASQYDGLVMLCSCDKIVPGMLMAAARLDLPTAFLTGGVMLSREIAGEEFVTCDIKEAMGRVNSGEITEEEFYEIESNTCATVGTCSMMGTAMTMSTFVEALGLSIPGSSTMLAVDSQRMHKAKETGKLAVDLVKNNITTREMINEDTIKNLVRYLMAVGGSTNAILHLQAIASEFGYELPLKLFDEYSQTTPLLAKFKPASKFNMSDYHKAGGVYGVLKALSPQLYTNFLTITGEKMSDLLEKVEFTPNEVIKSLENPLAEKGGLAVLQGNLAPKGSIVKESGVDEEMLVHSGPAVIANSEEEVKELLLSGKVKPGDVLVIRYEGPAGGPGMRELSLPAAILVGMGLGKSVAMITDARYSGATRGPCIGHVSPEAAVGGNIAFIKDGDIIEINIPERKLELKVSEEELQKRRKNWKKVPMKVAGNSFLRTYAKMVSDAGEGAVFKYREK; encoded by the coding sequence TTGGAAGAACTTAGAAGTCAAAAACACATGGAAGGTTTAACAGGAGCTTATGCTAGAGCCATGTACAGAACAATGGGATATACAGATGAAGATCTCAAAAAACCTCAGATAGCAATAGTTAACTCATTTAGTGAAAGTAATCCGGCTCATTATCATCTCAGAGATCTAGCTAAATATGTAAGAGAAGGTATTTATGGAGCTGGAGGAATGCCTGTTGAATTTAATACAATTGCTCCCTGTGATGCTGTTGCACAGGGAAAAGGTATGCATTATATTCTGCCGTCTAGAGATATTATAGCAGCCTCAATAGAGCTAATGGTTCAGGCATCACAGTATGATGGACTTGTTATGCTCTGTTCCTGTGATAAAATAGTTCCTGGTATGCTCATGGCGGCAGCCAGACTTGACCTGCCGACTGCATTTTTAACAGGTGGTGTAATGCTTTCCCGGGAGATAGCTGGAGAAGAATTTGTTACCTGTGATATAAAAGAAGCAATGGGTAGAGTAAATTCTGGTGAAATAACTGAAGAAGAATTTTACGAAATAGAATCAAATACCTGTGCTACTGTCGGGACATGTTCTATGATGGGAACAGCGATGACCATGAGTACATTTGTTGAAGCACTGGGGCTTTCTATACCTGGTTCGTCTACAATGCTTGCTGTTGATTCTCAGAGAATGCATAAAGCAAAGGAAACAGGTAAACTTGCTGTAGATCTTGTAAAAAATAATATTACTACCAGAGAAATGATAAATGAAGATACAATTAAAAATCTGGTTAGATATTTGATGGCAGTAGGTGGCTCAACAAATGCTATTTTACACCTACAGGCAATTGCTTCTGAATTTGGTTATGAACTGCCGCTGAAATTATTTGATGAATACAGCCAGACCACACCACTGCTGGCAAAGTTTAAGCCTGCTTCTAAGTTTAACATGAGTGACTACCACAAAGCAGGAGGAGTATATGGAGTTCTTAAAGCCCTTTCACCACAGTTATATACAAATTTTCTAACTATAACAGGTGAGAAGATGAGTGATCTTCTTGAAAAAGTAGAATTTACTCCCAATGAAGTAATTAAATCACTCGAAAATCCGCTGGCAGAAAAAGGTGGGCTTGCTGTTCTACAGGGTAATCTTGCTCCTAAAGGGTCTATTGTTAAGGAAAGTGGAGTAGATGAAGAGATGCTTGTTCACAGCGGACCTGCTGTAATAGCTAATTCGGAAGAAGAGGTTAAAGAACTTCTACTGTCAGGTAAGGTTAAACCTGGTGATGTACTTGTAATCCGCTATGAAGGACCAGCAGGCGGCCCGGGAATGAGAGAACTATCACTTCCAGCTGCAATATTGGTAGGGATGGGACTTGGCAAATCTGTGGCAATGATAACAGATGCACGATACTCTGGAGCAACACGCGGTCCTTGTATCGGTCATGTTTCCCCAGAAGCTGCAGTAGGTGGAAATATCGCTTTTATTAAAGATGGAGATATAATAGAAATTAATATTCCAGAAAGAAAACTTGAGCTAAAAGTTTCTGAAGAAGAACTGCAGAAGCGGAGAAAAAATTGGAAAAAAGTCCCGATGAAAGTGGCTGGTAACAGTTTCCTCAGAACTTATGCCAAGATGGTGAGTGATGCTGGTGAAGGTGCAGTCTTTAAATATAGGGAGAAGTGA
- a CDS encoding UxaA family hydrolase, translated as MIKISEINILKISEKDNVAVLLSDVSKGDYYIYNDKKYELKEDIKFGHKAALNAIKEDEEIIKYGEIIAYAKEDISAGTWIHNHNIISDRGRLKAGDDR; from the coding sequence GTGATTAAAATTAGTGAAATAAATATACTTAAAATAAGCGAAAAAGACAATGTAGCAGTACTTCTTTCTGATGTATCTAAAGGAGATTATTATATTTACAATGACAAAAAATATGAACTTAAAGAAGATATAAAGTTTGGTCATAAAGCAGCACTTAATGCTATAAAAGAAGATGAAGAAATAATAAAATATGGTGAGATAATCGCATATGCAAAAGAAGATATTTCTGCCGGAACCTGGATTCATAATCATAATATAATTTCTGATCGCGGCAGGTTGAAAGCAGGTGATGACAGATGA
- a CDS encoding UxaA family hydrolase, whose translation MKFMGYKREDGSAGVRNFLVVIPSVFCANKVAEQIAANIEDAVSLTHSVGCSQVGEDLEQTARTLKNLATHPNVGGVLIVGLGCERFTPQEFYDAVKESGKPVEKVVIQEEGDSLKAVTVGTEKLYELNEVVNSYQREEIDVSELTIGLECGGTDATSGIAANPAIGKTSDILISKGGSSVFSETTELLGAEHILRRRCVDDEVAEKMLNSVERTEGELARATASEKYKHRSALISTGNFDGGVSTVVEKALGNIHKTGTAPVTGAVKYAEKMQAKGLNFMDTPGQDGESTTGLVTGGAQIVLFTTGRGTPTGFPIAPVIKITGNDDTFQKMKFNLDINAGKVILGEEDIDSMGKIIFEYMLEVASGKKIKAEVLGHDELFNIPRVLNYCGS comes from the coding sequence ATGAAATTTATGGGATATAAAAGAGAAGATGGTTCTGCTGGTGTAAGAAATTTTTTGGTAGTGATTCCCTCAGTGTTTTGTGCTAACAAAGTTGCAGAACAGATAGCAGCAAATATAGAGGATGCCGTTAGTCTGACCCATTCTGTAGGCTGCAGTCAGGTTGGAGAGGACTTGGAACAGACAGCAAGAACACTCAAAAATCTTGCGACACATCCTAATGTAGGTGGAGTGTTAATTGTTGGACTTGGATGTGAGCGCTTTACTCCACAGGAGTTTTACGATGCCGTGAAGGAGAGTGGAAAACCTGTAGAAAAGGTTGTTATACAGGAAGAAGGAGATTCTCTAAAAGCTGTTACTGTCGGTACAGAAAAGCTCTATGAATTAAATGAAGTAGTAAATTCATATCAAAGAGAAGAAATCGATGTTTCTGAGCTGACAATTGGGTTAGAATGTGGTGGAACAGATGCCACTTCAGGTATTGCTGCAAATCCAGCAATAGGAAAAACATCCGATATACTGATAAGTAAAGGAGGATCTTCAGTATTTAGTGAGACGACCGAATTGCTGGGTGCCGAACATATCTTAAGACGCCGCTGTGTAGATGATGAAGTGGCAGAAAAAATGTTGAATTCTGTTGAAAGAACAGAGGGAGAACTTGCAAGGGCAACCGCCTCTGAAAAATACAAGCATCGTTCTGCACTTATTTCTACCGGAAACTTTGACGGAGGAGTCAGTACAGTTGTGGAAAAAGCTCTTGGAAACATTCATAAAACTGGGACAGCTCCAGTAACCGGTGCAGTAAAATATGCAGAAAAGATGCAGGCAAAAGGTCTTAACTTTATGGATACTCCTGGTCAGGATGGGGAATCTACTACAGGTCTGGTTACAGGTGGAGCACAGATTGTTCTCTTTACAACGGGTAGAGGAACTCCTACCGGCTTTCCAATTGCACCTGTGATAAAAATAACAGGAAATGATGATACTTTTCAAAAAATGAAATTTAATCTTGATATAAATGCAGGGAAAGTAATACTGGGTGAAGAAGATATAGATTCAATGGGTAAAATAATATTTGAATATATGCTGGAAGTTGCTTCTGGTAAGAAGATAAAAGCAGAAGTTCTCGGCCATGATGAATTATTTAATATACCCAGAGTTTTAAATTACTGTGGAAGTTAA
- a CDS encoding DUF401 family protein: MGIIGLIIAFSTAIFLIFKDYNMGLSLFLGAVILNFFSGFGFINLFEHIIITLQDPTTIKLMLVVTLISGLGFLMDLTGDMRKMIDACINIFKDGRLLSMILPALIGTLSAPGGAILSAPMINETGDKIGLDNNRKTAINLFYRHIGYFIYPLFSSIIVASSMLNKSAASIVKYNIVIMLSGLIIAFFVLFRNLDTEEKHETKTGFAENIYNFSRAFFPIFITLFLALVIKIYFPLAVLIGVVTAVLNNWPEEKKIEVFKNRFYEFFTKGIKYKLTFIIFGVMVFKTILEKSGVINIIAEGLTGLGLPLFLIIIVLGFISGYITGVHVAATGILLAIFIPLFPVGVEGPYVSLLLTSIIIGYLVSPLHLCLALTTEYFSSEIAKVYQLLFLPLIGMILAGVIQIIIFT; this comes from the coding sequence TTGGGTATAATAGGATTAATTATTGCTTTTTCTACAGCAATTTTTTTGATTTTCAAAGATTATAATATGGGATTATCTCTTTTCCTTGGAGCAGTAATACTTAATTTTTTTAGTGGTTTTGGATTTATTAATTTATTTGAGCATATCATAATAACACTGCAGGATCCTACTACAATAAAGCTTATGTTGGTCGTGACATTGATAAGTGGGCTTGGTTTTTTAATGGATCTGACCGGAGATATGAGAAAGATGATAGATGCCTGTATTAATATATTTAAAGATGGAAGACTTTTGAGTATGATTCTGCCGGCACTGATTGGTACATTATCAGCTCCAGGAGGAGCAATACTTTCTGCACCGATGATAAACGAAACTGGAGATAAAATTGGTTTAGACAATAATAGAAAAACAGCTATTAATCTTTTTTACCGCCATATAGGGTATTTTATCTATCCATTGTTTTCATCTATTATTGTTGCAAGCAGTATGTTAAATAAGAGTGCAGCATCTATAGTAAAATATAATATTGTAATAATGTTATCTGGATTAATAATTGCTTTTTTTGTACTTTTTAGAAATTTAGATACAGAAGAAAAACATGAGACAAAAACTGGGTTTGCAGAAAATATTTATAATTTCAGCAGGGCGTTTTTTCCTATTTTCATAACACTGTTTTTGGCTTTGGTAATAAAAATATATTTTCCATTGGCTGTTTTAATAGGTGTAGTGACAGCAGTTTTAAATAATTGGCCAGAAGAAAAAAAGATAGAAGTTTTTAAAAATAGATTTTATGAATTTTTTACTAAAGGAATAAAATACAAGTTAACATTTATAATTTTTGGTGTTATGGTGTTTAAGACAATTCTAGAAAAATCTGGTGTAATCAATATTATAGCAGAAGGTCTGACAGGTCTGGGTCTGCCGTTGTTTCTGATAATAATTGTTTTGGGCTTTATTTCTGGATATATAACAGGAGTACACGTGGCGGCTACAGGTATACTGCTGGCAATATTTATACCCCTTTTTCCTGTCGGTGTTGAAGGACCATATGTTTCACTACTTTTAACTTCAATAATAATCGGTTATCTTGTCTCTCCGCTGCATTTATGTCTTGCTCTAACTACTGAATATTTTTCTTCGGAAATTGCAAAGGTCTATCAGCTGCTTTTTCTGCCTCTAATCGGAATGATTTTGGCAGGGGTTATTCAGATTATAATTTTTACATAG
- a CDS encoding asparaginase: protein MAEILVQKFRGELLENIHRGDIAVSTTEKKVVAYCGDVDKDVYYRSAAKPLQVLPVITSGAADKYGFIDKEIALMAASHTGEKFHIEILKSILSKMDLSIEDLRCGTHPPFSRNARKYLRENNLPITQAHNACSGKHSAQLALAKFYGWNLDKYYKKEHYVQKMLLKTISEAADYPAEKIYQGIDGCGVVVFGLPLKNIAYSYFLLENNKFMSEKYRKAADRIVSVMKKYPAIIAGTNRFETLLCRTISKDILVKSGADGVFALAFDDKGIAVKIEDGKLPAVYPVVIDILKKYDVITDEETDKLDKYYRPVIKDHNGRKVGYIKANFELKVDSYRNKFNT from the coding sequence ATGGCTGAGATTTTAGTCCAAAAATTTAGAGGTGAACTTTTAGAAAATATTCATCGAGGGGATATAGCTGTGAGTACTACAGAAAAGAAAGTTGTTGCTTACTGTGGAGATGTTGATAAAGATGTATATTATCGCTCTGCAGCAAAACCTCTGCAGGTACTGCCTGTTATTACAAGTGGTGCAGCAGATAAATATGGTTTTATAGATAAAGAGATTGCATTGATGGCGGCTTCACACACTGGAGAAAAGTTTCATATTGAAATTTTGAAAAGTATTCTTTCTAAAATGGATCTTTCCATTGAGGATTTAAGATGTGGGACTCATCCTCCATTCAGCCGTAATGCCAGAAAATATCTGCGCGAAAATAATCTTCCAATAACACAGGCACATAATGCCTGTTCCGGTAAACATTCTGCCCAACTGGCTCTCGCCAAATTTTATGGTTGGAATCTGGATAAATATTACAAAAAAGAACATTATGTTCAGAAAATGCTTTTAAAAACTATTTCTGAAGCTGCTGATTACCCAGCGGAAAAAATATATCAGGGAATCGATGGCTGTGGAGTAGTGGTCTTTGGTCTACCTTTAAAAAACATTGCTTATTCTTATTTCTTGCTGGAAAACAATAAATTTATGAGTGAGAAATATAGAAAAGCAGCAGACAGGATAGTTAGTGTTATGAAGAAATATCCGGCTATTATTGCTGGAACAAATCGGTTTGAAACATTACTATGTCGGACTATATCGAAAGACATACTTGTCAAATCAGGAGCAGATGGTGTATTTGCCCTGGCTTTTGATGATAAAGGTATTGCAGTTAAAATTGAAGATGGTAAATTACCTGCTGTCTATCCGGTTGTGATAGATATACTAAAAAAATATGATGTTATAACTGATGAAGAAACAGATAAATTGGATAAATATTATAGACCAGTTATTAAAGATCATAATGGACGTAAGGTAGGATATATAAAGGCAAATTTTGAACTGAAAGTAGATAGCTATAGGAATAAATTTAATACATAA
- a CDS encoding NAD(P)-dependent oxidoreductase, which translates to MITKYIPEKGLQELKKNCQIIMPEKGKPFSDKYILEIAADIDALIAVRFNVSSEFINRAKNLKIISVYGVGIDNMDIEKVSKNNILVSNLPEVVTEPTAELAFGLMLALSRRIVEADYFVKNENDKNWHPFLLISNELYDKKLGIIGFGRIGQAVARRALAFGMKVYFYDKAYSNNDKFNMDVNYSSFFDILENTDYITLHVPHVRSTHHLISKNEFKKMKNSTFLINNSRGPVVDQQELINALKNKEIAGAALDVFENEPEVPKELTEFKNVVLTPHLGTTTIETKTKMAFEASKKIIQFINGKMPENIVNK; encoded by the coding sequence TTGATAACTAAATATATTCCCGAAAAAGGTTTACAAGAATTAAAAAAAAATTGTCAAATTATTATGCCAGAAAAAGGGAAACCTTTTAGTGATAAATATATACTTGAAATTGCTGCAGATATTGATGCTCTTATTGCTGTTAGATTTAATGTTAGTAGTGAGTTTATTAATAGAGCAAAAAATCTTAAAATTATTAGTGTTTATGGGGTTGGTATTGATAACATGGATATAGAAAAAGTTTCTAAGAATAACATTTTGGTAAGTAACCTGCCTGAAGTAGTAACAGAACCTACTGCGGAATTAGCTTTTGGATTAATGTTAGCATTGAGCAGAAGAATTGTAGAAGCAGATTATTTTGTAAAAAATGAAAATGATAAGAACTGGCATCCCTTTTTACTTATAAGTAATGAATTATATGATAAAAAACTGGGCATTATTGGTTTTGGTAGAATAGGTCAGGCGGTAGCAAGGAGAGCCTTAGCTTTTGGTATGAAAGTATACTTTTATGATAAAGCTTATAGTAATAATGATAAATTTAATATGGATGTTAATTACTCATCTTTTTTTGATATATTAGAAAATACGGACTATATAACTCTTCATGTACCACATGTTAGATCAACACATCACTTAATTTCTAAAAATGAATTTAAGAAAATGAAAAATTCTACTTTTTTGATCAATAATTCTCGTGGTCCAGTAGTTGATCAACAGGAATTAATAAATGCTTTAAAAAATAAAGAAATTGCTGGTGCTGCATTGGATGTTTTTGAGAACGAACCCGAGGTTCCAAAAGAATTGACTGAATTCAAAAATGTAGTATTAACTCCACATTTAGGAACAACAACTATTGAAACAAAAACCAAAATGGCTTTTGAAGCCTCAAAAAAAATTATTCAATTTATTAATGGGAAAATGCCTGAAAATATTGTAAATAAATAA
- a CDS encoding sulfide/dihydroorotate dehydrogenase-like FAD/NAD-binding protein: MYKVLKKEKLVPTITKLKIVAPLIAEKTKPGNFIILRVDEKGERVPLTIADYDREEGSITIIFQEVGYSTKKLGKLEVGDCLQDLVGPLGHHIDMEDCKKVVLLGGGTGTALLYPKVKGFYEQGAEVISITGVRTKNLIILEDELNEYSDKLYIATDDGSYGIHGFVTEILKDVLKDEKDIDLVVAIGPVPMMKAVADMTEEYGIETIVSLNAIMVDGTGMCGACRVTVGGETKFTCFDGPSFDAHQVDFEELMNRLNFYQNEEEDVAKANSAEEVN, encoded by the coding sequence ATGTATAAAGTACTTAAAAAAGAAAAATTAGTGCCAACAATTACGAAACTTAAAATTGTGGCACCATTAATTGCTGAGAAAACAAAGCCTGGAAATTTTATTATCTTAAGAGTTGATGAAAAAGGAGAAAGAGTGCCACTTACAATTGCTGATTATGATAGAGAGGAAGGAAGTATAACTATCATTTTTCAGGAAGTAGGTTATTCCACAAAAAAATTAGGAAAACTAGAAGTTGGAGATTGTCTACAGGATTTAGTTGGTCCTTTAGGCCACCATATTGATATGGAGGACTGTAAGAAAGTAGTTTTACTTGGAGGAGGGACTGGAACTGCTCTGCTCTATCCAAAAGTTAAAGGTTTCTATGAACAGGGTGCTGAGGTAATCAGTATCACAGGTGTCAGAACTAAGAACTTGATTATTTTAGAGGATGAATTAAACGAGTATAGTGATAAACTATATATTGCAACAGATGATGGAAGCTACGGAATTCATGGTTTTGTAACGGAGATTTTAAAAGATGTACTGAAAGATGAAAAAGACATAGATTTAGTTGTAGCTATTGGACCGGTGCCGATGATGAAGGCAGTTGCAGATATGACTGAAGAATATGGCATAGAAACCATAGTCAGCTTAAATGCAATTATGGTTGATGGCACAGGGATGTGTGGAGCCTGTCGGGTAACTGTAGGCGGAGAAACAAAGTTCACCTGTTTTGATGGACCATCCTTTGATGCACATCAGGTTGATTTTGAAGAACTAATGAACAGACTTAACTTTTATCAGAATGAAGAAGAAGATGTAGCAAAAGCAAATTCAGCTGAGGAGGTAAATTAA
- the gltA gene encoding NADPH-dependent glutamate synthase: MSLQKKKTPMREQDPKERIKNYKEVPFGYTDQEALMEVERCLQCKHQPCVDGCPVKVPIPQFIQAIKDGDVVEANQIIKTKNSLPAVCGRVCPQEEQCEDLCVMGIKNEPVAIGRLERYVSDYNMERGSDKSSSKEIEKMKIPELKGRKVAVIGSGPAGLTAAADLAKYGLKVTIFEALHDTGGVLRYGIPEFRLPKTIVDKEVESIKELGVEIKLNVVVGKSLTVDEIFEQGYESVFIGVGAGLPRFLGIPGENLNGVYSANEFLTRVNLMKAFKYPEYKTPVIVGDKVAVVGAGNVAMDSARTAKRLGAEDVFIVYRRSRNQMPARSEEIHHSEEEGIELRLLNNPVAIHGKDGCIDKMECLKMELGEKDDSGRRRPIPIEKSNWVIDVDTVIIAIGQNPNPLLTKNTKDLDIESWGGIIVDDTQQTSREGVYAGGDVVTGAATVIKAMGAGKQAVESIKDYLLNKKDNK; this comes from the coding sequence ATGTCCCTACAGAAAAAGAAAACTCCAATGAGAGAACAGGATCCTAAAGAAAGAATTAAAAACTATAAGGAAGTTCCTTTTGGTTATACTGATCAAGAGGCGCTAATGGAGGTAGAAAGATGTCTGCAGTGTAAACATCAGCCCTGTGTTGACGGATGTCCAGTTAAAGTGCCTATTCCTCAGTTCATTCAAGCCATTAAAGATGGAGATGTTGTTGAGGCTAATCAGATAATCAAGACAAAGAATAGCCTTCCTGCTGTCTGTGGACGAGTCTGTCCTCAGGAAGAACAGTGTGAAGACCTCTGTGTGATGGGAATTAAAAATGAGCCTGTTGCTATAGGTAGATTAGAGAGATATGTATCAGATTATAATATGGAAAGAGGTTCAGATAAATCATCGTCTAAAGAGATAGAAAAGATGAAGATTCCAGAACTTAAGGGGAGAAAGGTAGCAGTAATAGGTTCAGGACCAGCTGGTTTAACAGCAGCGGCTGACCTGGCCAAATACGGACTTAAAGTAACTATTTTTGAGGCTCTTCATGATACGGGGGGTGTGCTTCGTTATGGAATACCTGAGTTCAGACTTCCAAAAACTATCGTTGATAAAGAGGTAGAATCTATCAAAGAATTGGGAGTTGAGATTAAACTTAATGTCGTGGTAGGTAAATCACTTACAGTAGATGAAATATTTGAACAGGGCTATGAATCAGTATTTATAGGAGTGGGGGCCGGTCTACCTAGATTTTTAGGTATACCAGGTGAGAATTTAAATGGAGTATATTCGGCAAATGAATTTTTAACAAGGGTTAATCTAATGAAGGCCTTTAAATATCCTGAGTATAAGACTCCTGTTATAGTGGGAGATAAGGTTGCAGTTGTAGGAGCAGGAAATGTTGCTATGGACTCAGCTAGAACAGCAAAAAGACTTGGAGCTGAAGATGTATTTATAGTTTATAGACGTTCCAGAAATCAAATGCCGGCAAGATCAGAAGAGATTCATCATTCAGAAGAAGAAGGAATAGAACTAAGGTTGCTTAATAATCCTGTTGCAATCCATGGAAAAGACGGCTGTATTGATAAAATGGAGTGTCTGAAAATGGAACTTGGAGAAAAAGATGATTCAGGTAGAAGAAGACCGATTCCGATTGAGAAATCAAACTGGGTGATTGATGTGGATACAGTAATCATCGCTATAGGTCAGAACCCCAATCCCTTATTAACCAAAAACACAAAGGATTTAGATATTGAAAGCTGGGGCGGAATAATAGTAGATGATACTCAGCAGACAAGTAGAGAGGGAGTATATGCCGGTGGAGATGTAGTTACCGGTGCAGCAACAGTTATTAAAGCTATGGGTGCTGGTAAACAAGCAGTAGAAAGTATAAAAGATTATCTCTTAAATAAAAAGGATAATAAATAG
- a CDS encoding transposase, which translates to MPRDKNNNFHNALLKPYKCCDDWLERIVKMYARRLFTRDIANLIEQMYGPKYSATSVSNRQI; encoded by the coding sequence ATTCCAAGAGATAAAAATAATAACTTTCACAATGCTCTTTTAAAACCATATAAGTGCTGTGATGACTGGCTAGAACGTATAGTTAAAATGTATGCCCGAAGGCTTTTTACCCGTGATATCGCGAATTTGATTGAGCAAATGTATGGCCCAAAATACAGTGCTACTAGTGTCAGCAACCGACAGATATAG
- a CDS encoding sigma 54-interacting transcriptional regulator, giving the protein MSCSFKIEVIDMPGVTSQLLNVIDDLNINLMAMEVIPGEIFIRVGASPQCKTVKKETLLNELLEFDFVKKVNDIEYMPFEVQEQELKTVMNNLKEGIIAVDKQGKISTMNKSAEIILNASLEESIGKNIREIIGSDEITILETLEKEEKIENEEVLIEGDYGQSHYFTTTTPIFDKDNNLIGAVASMKDIDEVRKLYNTIHETPKIKFSDIIHQSEKMKQLIEYAKRSAKNDSTIFIRGESGTGKELFARAIYSASSRSQEPFIAVNCAALPDSLLESELFGYEEGSFTGAKKGGKQGLFEIADKGTIFLDEIGEMSAHLQAKLLRTLEQNQIRKVGGDQVINIDVRIIAATNRKIEEMIRENKFREDLYYRLNVIPVIIPPLRERKEDLFALSNYFIWKITNKMRIPNKYLSAEAKKKIISYDWPGNVRELKNVLERAINFVSSEKIEAEDIIFDRLRLQNNNILSDQDNNINKNERLLEGDHLAIKEITSIKEMVSELEKMVITHTLNKEKSLRKAAKVLGVSHTTVLNKAKKYDVK; this is encoded by the coding sequence ATGAGCTGTTCTTTTAAAATAGAGGTTATTGACATGCCTGGAGTTACAAGTCAACTTTTAAATGTAATAGATGACTTAAATATTAATTTGATGGCAATGGAAGTGATTCCTGGAGAAATATTCATTCGGGTTGGGGCTTCACCGCAGTGCAAAACAGTTAAAAAAGAAACACTGCTAAATGAATTATTAGAATTTGATTTTGTTAAAAAAGTAAATGATATTGAATATATGCCTTTTGAGGTCCAAGAACAAGAATTAAAAACAGTTATGAATAATTTAAAAGAAGGGATTATTGCTGTTGATAAACAGGGTAAAATAAGTACGATGAATAAATCAGCAGAGATTATCTTAAATGCATCTTTAGAGGAGTCTATCGGAAAAAACATTAGAGAAATTATCGGTTCAGATGAAATTACAATTTTAGAAACTCTAGAAAAAGAAGAAAAAATTGAAAACGAAGAGGTTTTAATTGAAGGAGATTATGGACAGTCACATTACTTTACAACAACAACACCTATTTTTGATAAAGATAATAACCTAATTGGTGCAGTTGCTTCAATGAAAGATATTGATGAAGTAAGAAAATTATATAATACTATTCATGAGACCCCTAAAATTAAATTTAGTGATATAATTCATCAGAGTGAAAAAATGAAGCAGTTGATTGAATATGCAAAAAGATCTGCTAAAAATGATTCTACAATATTTATCCGAGGCGAAAGTGGAACCGGAAAAGAACTATTTGCAAGAGCAATTTATTCAGCCAGTTCTAGAAGTCAAGAGCCTTTTATAGCAGTTAACTGTGCGGCGTTACCAGATTCTTTACTAGAAAGCGAACTTTTTGGTTATGAAGAGGGTTCTTTTACTGGAGCGAAAAAAGGTGGAAAACAGGGACTTTTTGAAATAGCTGATAAAGGCACAATTTTTCTAGATGAAATTGGTGAAATGTCAGCTCATCTGCAGGCAAAACTTTTAAGAACTCTTGAGCAAAATCAGATTAGAAAAGTTGGTGGAGATCAGGTTATTAATATAGATGTCAGAATAATTGCTGCGACTAATAGAAAAATTGAGGAAATGATTAGAGAAAATAAATTTAGGGAGGACTTATATTATAGATTGAACGTTATTCCTGTTATTATTCCACCTCTTAGGGAAAGAAAAGAAGACTTATTTGCTTTAAGTAATTATTTTATCTGGAAAATTACTAATAAAATGAGAATTCCTAATAAATATTTATCTGCAGAAGCTAAGAAGAAGATAATATCATATGATTGGCCTGGTAATGTAAGAGAATTAAAAAATGTTCTAGAAAGAGCAATTAATTTTGTTTCTTCAGAAAAGATAGAAGCAGAAGATATAATATTTGATAGGTTAAGATTACAGAATAACAATATTTTGAGTGATCAAGATAATAATATCAATAAAAATGAAAGATTATTAGAAGGAGATCATTTAGCTATAAAAGAGATTACTTCTATTAAAGAGATGGTAAGCGAATTGGAAAAGATGGTTATAACGCATACTCTAAATAAAGAAAAAAGTTTGCGAAAAGCAGCTAAAGTTTTGGGCGTATCCCATACTACAGTGTTAAATAAGGCCAAAAAGTATGATGTGAAATAA